One part of the Anaeromyxobacter sp. Fw109-5 genome encodes these proteins:
- a CDS encoding MYXO-CTERM sorting domain-containing protein, which translates to MSGRTSRVAAAVAAVLVAFAAQAYERTKSSQGACFYWPQRTVPFWINANRSASSASCAAPSGAETVAIEAARASFRTWTGAAQSCTDLVLEDRGLSASSIVGFDQRSGATNQNLVVFRDGWCSNEFSDTDPCWDVDPFTSPSAIEETCANLRNCFEDPSPLDRATIAITTVTHDPRSGQIRDADIELADWTGLRDGQSLGSTQPPEGWYFTCGTYPSPCGTYGQDSCSYIDLQSNVTHEVGHFIGLAHPCELGDGDCGQNSPFRDFVMFPSASLADFDKRVLHPDDLAGLCAIYPTGKAPVTCGSSGGGGGGCASAGGGAGILSAALALAALAWRRRQR; encoded by the coding sequence ATGAGCGGGCGCACGTCCCGGGTCGCCGCCGCCGTCGCGGCGGTGCTCGTCGCCTTCGCCGCGCAGGCCTACGAGCGCACCAAGAGCTCGCAGGGCGCGTGCTTCTACTGGCCCCAGCGGACCGTCCCCTTCTGGATCAACGCGAACCGAAGCGCGAGCTCGGCGAGCTGCGCGGCGCCGAGCGGCGCCGAGACGGTGGCCATCGAGGCGGCGCGCGCGTCGTTCCGCACCTGGACCGGCGCCGCGCAGTCCTGCACCGATCTGGTGCTCGAGGACCGTGGCCTCAGCGCGTCGTCGATCGTCGGCTTCGATCAGCGGAGCGGGGCCACGAACCAGAACCTGGTGGTGTTCCGCGACGGCTGGTGCTCGAACGAGTTCAGCGACACGGATCCGTGCTGGGACGTCGATCCCTTCACGAGCCCCTCCGCGATCGAGGAGACCTGCGCGAACCTGCGCAACTGCTTCGAGGACCCCTCCCCGCTGGACCGGGCGACGATCGCCATCACCACCGTGACGCACGATCCACGGAGCGGCCAGATCCGCGACGCCGACATCGAGCTCGCCGACTGGACCGGCCTGCGCGACGGTCAGTCTCTGGGGTCCACGCAGCCGCCCGAGGGCTGGTACTTCACCTGTGGTACCTACCCCAGCCCCTGCGGCACCTACGGGCAGGACAGCTGCTCCTACATCGATCTGCAGTCGAACGTCACCCACGAGGTCGGCCACTTCATCGGCCTCGCCCACCCATGCGAGCTCGGCGATGGCGACTGCGGCCAGAACAGCCCGTTCCGGGACTTCGTCATGTTCCCGTCGGCGAGCCTGGCGGACTTCGACAAGCGCGTCCTCCACCCCGACGATCTGGCGGGGCTGTGCGCCATCTACCCCACGGGGAAGGCGCCCGTGACGTGCGGGTCGAGCGGCGGCGGCGGCGGCGGCTGCGCCTCGGCGGGCGGAGGGGCGGGGATCCTGTCGGCCGCGCTCGCCCTCGCGGCGCTCGCGTGGCGGCGCCGGCAGCGATAG
- a CDS encoding dihydrofolate reductase family protein, which produces MGLLTFALNVTLDGCCDHREGVADDEMLRYWTRVMDAAGAMLFGRRTYELMEDAWPQVARDPKATPADRDWAKKLEAKPKYVVSTTRRDFPWSNTHRVEGDLTRAVKALKKATPRGLLVGSPTLSAALQRLDLVDEYRFVVHPVVAGHGPYLFSGLQPSLRLEFVAATRLESGIVALHYRRRSSSRTSLRRGSRRDPATG; this is translated from the coding sequence ATGGGCCTCTTGACCTTCGCGCTCAACGTGACGCTGGACGGGTGTTGCGACCACCGCGAAGGGGTCGCCGACGACGAGATGCTCCGCTACTGGACGCGCGTGATGGACGCGGCGGGAGCGATGCTCTTCGGGCGTCGGACCTACGAGCTGATGGAGGACGCCTGGCCCCAGGTGGCGCGAGACCCGAAGGCGACACCGGCGGACCGGGACTGGGCGAAGAAGCTCGAAGCCAAGCCCAAGTACGTGGTCTCGACGACGCGCCGCGACTTCCCGTGGAGCAACACGCATCGCGTCGAAGGGGACCTGACCCGGGCGGTGAAGGCGTTGAAGAAGGCCACGCCGCGCGGACTGCTCGTGGGTAGCCCCACACTTTCGGCCGCGCTCCAGCGCCTGGACCTCGTCGACGAATATCGCTTCGTGGTCCACCCCGTGGTGGCCGGGCACGGTCCGTACTTGTTTTCCGGCCTGCAGCCGTCGTTGCGCCTGGAGTTCGTGGCCGCGACACGGCTCGAATCGGGCATCGTGGCGTTGCACTATCGCCGGCGCTCGAGCTCCCGAACCTCCTTGCGCCGCGGATCCCGGCGTGATCCAGCAACCGGATGA
- the amrB gene encoding AmmeMemoRadiSam system protein B: protein MIREPAVAGRFYPGDPTVLAGEVDRFLAAPGERLRARGVVVPHAGYVYSGAVAGAVYARVEIPARVLVLGPNHTGIGAAAALWPASGTWRTPLGQVPVDAELTAALSASPLVTADTRAHRLEHSLEVQVPFLERARPGVSIAALCLTHLPYADCVEIGRTVAQAASAAGALVVASSDMSHYLPAPVARQKDHRAIERILALDPRGLYEVVHAEDISMCGIVPATVMLVAARLMGATRAELVRYAHSGEVSGDEDQVVGYAGIAIA from the coding sequence ATGATCCGCGAGCCTGCCGTGGCCGGCCGGTTCTATCCCGGAGATCCCACCGTGCTCGCCGGCGAGGTGGACCGATTCCTCGCCGCGCCGGGCGAGCGGCTCCGGGCCCGCGGCGTGGTCGTCCCTCACGCCGGGTACGTCTACTCCGGCGCCGTCGCCGGCGCGGTCTACGCGCGCGTCGAGATCCCCGCGCGCGTGCTCGTGCTCGGCCCGAACCACACCGGCATCGGCGCGGCGGCCGCGCTCTGGCCGGCGAGCGGCACCTGGCGCACGCCCCTCGGCCAGGTCCCGGTCGACGCCGAGCTCACCGCCGCGCTCTCGGCCTCGCCGCTCGTCACCGCCGACACGCGCGCGCACCGGCTCGAGCATTCGCTGGAGGTGCAGGTGCCGTTCCTGGAGCGGGCGCGGCCGGGCGTCTCCATCGCGGCGCTCTGCCTCACGCACCTCCCCTACGCGGACTGCGTCGAGATCGGCCGGACCGTCGCGCAGGCCGCGTCCGCCGCGGGCGCGCTGGTGGTCGCCTCGAGCGACATGAGCCACTACCTCCCCGCGCCGGTCGCGCGCCAGAAGGATCACCGCGCCATCGAGCGGATCCTCGCGCTCGATCCCCGCGGGCTCTACGAGGTGGTCCACGCGGAGGACATCTCGATGTGCGGGATCGTCCCGGCCACCGTGATGCTCGTCGCCGCGCGGCTCATGGGCGCCACGCGCGCCGAGCTCGTCCGCTACGCCCACTCGGGCGAGGTGAGCGGGGACGAGGACCAGGTAGTAGGCTACGCGGGGATCGCGATCGCGTGA
- the mrtX gene encoding myxosortase MrtX, which yields MPTTSADPRAAAALAPSSLPPEPPRALVRTWLVAIGGLALAKLVSAVEPTGLLGANLAGVAAFLFIALPDGRIRRRHESWSAYGLPPLALRDARAWRAIGRGTLQGLLVCAVVFPAFAAIFWAYAELVPHVPGAIARVVAPYGVAPRPAFRLPDRVLLLLVVQLLVVAAPEELFYRGWMQTSWRRSAPERGVTVLGARLGSGFLWTQLLFALGHLVVLQPWRLATFLPGLLFGWVRERTGGLVAPVVVHALSNVFLATLEASFYG from the coding sequence GTGCCGACGACGTCCGCCGACCCGCGCGCCGCCGCGGCCCTCGCTCCTTCCTCGCTCCCCCCCGAGCCGCCGCGCGCCCTCGTGCGCACGTGGCTCGTGGCGATCGGGGGCCTCGCGCTGGCGAAGCTGGTCTCCGCGGTGGAGCCCACGGGCCTCCTCGGCGCGAACCTGGCCGGCGTCGCCGCGTTCCTGTTCATCGCGCTCCCCGACGGCCGGATCCGGCGACGCCACGAGTCCTGGAGCGCGTACGGCCTGCCTCCGCTCGCGCTGCGCGACGCCCGGGCGTGGCGCGCGATCGGGCGCGGCACGCTGCAAGGCCTCCTCGTGTGCGCGGTGGTGTTCCCCGCGTTCGCGGCGATCTTCTGGGCGTACGCGGAGCTCGTCCCCCACGTCCCCGGCGCGATCGCGCGCGTCGTCGCTCCCTACGGCGTCGCGCCGCGGCCCGCCTTCCGGCTCCCCGATCGCGTGCTGCTGCTCCTCGTCGTGCAGCTCCTCGTGGTGGCGGCGCCGGAGGAGCTGTTCTACCGCGGGTGGATGCAGACGAGCTGGAGGCGCTCCGCCCCGGAGCGCGGGGTGACGGTGCTCGGCGCGCGGCTCGGGAGCGGGTTCCTCTGGACGCAGCTCCTCTTCGCCCTCGGCCACCTCGTCGTCCTCCAGCCCTGGCGGCTCGCCACCTTCCTGCCGGGGCTCCTCTTCGGGTGGGTCCGGGAGCGCACCGGCGGGCTCGTCGCGCCGGTGGTGGTGCACGCGCTCTCGAACGTGTTCCTGGCCACGCTGGAGGCGAGCTTCTACGGGTGA
- a CDS encoding deoxyguanosinetriphosphate triphosphohydrolase, with translation MPGSIREMLEELEEQTLHPRAARAARSRGRERREPEDDERPSFQRDRDRLVHSKAFRRLAGKTQVFLAPRGDHYRTRLTHTLEVAQVARSIARALRLNEMLVEAMVMGHDLGHTPFGHAGERILNEVLPGGFHHVIQSVRVVDVLENDGHGLNLTAEVRDGILRHSKGKGNVLLKGSGAKALTLEAEIVRLADIIAYVNHDLDDALRAGLFTEADVPASIRAVLGGGPTPRYRTLIRDVIRRSDVDGGGHIEMSPDVHEALLALRDFLYARVYENPVVHDEFVKTQRILRDLYGWCLEDAARLRERHGVVGREGDPPERTATDWLSGMTDRFAIGVWEAIFVPRPWSVV, from the coding sequence ATGCCCGGGTCCATCCGAGAGATGCTCGAGGAGCTGGAGGAGCAGACGCTCCACCCGCGCGCCGCGCGCGCGGCGCGGTCCCGCGGCCGGGAGCGGCGAGAGCCCGAGGACGACGAGCGGCCGTCGTTCCAGCGCGACCGCGACCGGCTCGTCCACTCCAAGGCCTTCCGGCGGCTCGCCGGCAAGACGCAGGTCTTCCTCGCGCCCCGCGGCGATCACTACCGGACCCGGCTCACCCACACGCTCGAGGTCGCCCAGGTCGCCCGGTCGATCGCCCGCGCGCTGCGGCTCAACGAGATGCTGGTCGAGGCGATGGTCATGGGCCACGACCTCGGGCACACGCCGTTCGGGCACGCCGGCGAGCGGATCCTGAACGAGGTCCTGCCGGGCGGGTTCCACCACGTCATCCAGTCGGTGCGGGTCGTCGACGTCCTCGAGAACGACGGGCACGGGCTGAACCTCACCGCCGAGGTGCGCGACGGCATCCTGCGCCACTCCAAGGGGAAGGGGAACGTGCTGCTCAAGGGGAGCGGCGCGAAGGCGCTGACCCTCGAGGCCGAGATCGTTCGGCTCGCCGACATCATCGCCTACGTGAACCACGACCTCGACGACGCGCTGCGCGCCGGCCTGTTCACCGAGGCGGACGTCCCGGCCTCCATCCGCGCGGTGCTCGGCGGCGGGCCGACCCCGCGCTACCGCACCCTCATCCGCGACGTGATCCGCCGCTCCGACGTCGACGGCGGGGGGCACATCGAGATGTCGCCGGACGTGCACGAGGCGCTGCTCGCGCTGCGCGACTTCCTCTATGCGCGCGTGTACGAGAACCCCGTCGTGCACGACGAGTTCGTGAAGACGCAGCGGATACTGCGCGACCTGTACGGCTGGTGCCTCGAGGACGCGGCGCGGCTGCGCGAGCGTCACGGCGTGGTCGGGCGCGAGGGTGACCCGCCCGAGCGCACGGCGACGGACTGGCTCTCCGGCATGACCGATCGCTTCGCCATCGGGGTCTGGGAGGCGATCTTCGTGCCGCGGCCGTGGAGCGTGGTGTGA
- a CDS encoding class II glutamine amidotransferase, with the protein MGALVAVLQTDDSLLRCQLERLKSHVSLQGEGATPALAYGFGYYAAGNVLLGKRPSGATSPLSLPEVVGKVDSEALLVHARHTPGLPSKDENTQPFRYRRWLFAHAGTIAGWEAIRPRLLAALPDHLRRQIAGETPAEHAFMLFVKQLKDEGRLEDLDLDAATAGRALAKTVRQLEAWARDASEQKQSPLVFVATNGRIMAATRRGGPLFYALYEGIVPCALDELAVDTPESDPRVRPHRRVKAVAFATRLRASNGFIEVPEGSVVAVNRSLQVTVSSLNGP; encoded by the coding sequence ATGGGCGCGCTCGTCGCGGTGCTCCAGACCGATGACAGCCTGCTCCGGTGCCAGCTGGAGCGGCTCAAGTCGCACGTCTCGCTGCAGGGGGAGGGAGCCACCCCGGCGCTGGCGTACGGGTTCGGCTATTACGCCGCGGGCAACGTGCTGCTCGGGAAGCGCCCCTCGGGCGCGACCTCCCCGCTCTCCCTCCCCGAGGTCGTCGGGAAGGTGGACTCCGAGGCGCTGCTCGTCCACGCGCGTCACACGCCGGGCTTGCCGTCCAAGGACGAGAACACGCAGCCCTTCCGCTACCGGCGCTGGCTCTTCGCCCACGCCGGGACGATCGCCGGGTGGGAGGCGATCCGGCCGCGGCTCCTCGCCGCCCTCCCCGACCACCTGCGCCGCCAGATCGCCGGCGAGACTCCTGCCGAGCATGCCTTCATGCTCTTCGTGAAGCAGCTCAAGGACGAGGGTCGCCTCGAAGATCTGGATCTCGACGCGGCCACCGCCGGGCGCGCGCTCGCGAAGACGGTGCGGCAGCTCGAGGCTTGGGCGCGCGACGCGAGCGAGCAGAAGCAGAGCCCGCTCGTCTTCGTCGCGACGAACGGGCGGATCATGGCGGCGACCCGCCGCGGCGGTCCCCTCTTCTACGCGCTGTACGAGGGCATCGTGCCGTGCGCCCTCGACGAGCTCGCGGTGGACACCCCCGAGAGCGATCCCCGCGTCCGGCCGCACCGGCGCGTGAAGGCGGTGGCGTTCGCCACCCGGCTCCGCGCCTCCAACGGCTTCATCGAGGTCCCGGAGGGGAGCGTGGTCGCGGTGAACCGGTCGCTGCAGGTGACGGTGTCGAGCCTGAACGGACCGTAG
- the dnaK gene encoding molecular chaperone DnaK produces the protein MSDDIAVGIDLGTSYSAVAAAAEAGGAPKVLPNEWGERTHASVVSFLDDGSVLVGNNAKRNIITNAENTVYSAKRLIGRFYFSDEVKKAQAVMPYRIVEGPNNAVRLQVRERDFAVPEISALVLKEMKAIAETALGREVTKAVITCPAYFNDNQRQATKDAGRIAGLEVLRIINEPTAAALAYGFGRDISQKICVYDLGGGTFDVSILEIGKDVFEVLSTAGDTYLGGDDFDDRIMSWLADDFLARHGLDLRQNKFCLQMLKEAGERAKIEVGRDGAATIQVPGICQSPEGEVLDLQGKLTGDQFNRMVMDLVQRTFKVCDEALQSARLTAGDVDAVILVGGPTRLPIIRNSVRHYFQREPMTGIDPDEVVALGAAIQAHALQNRSAAEYGQASYLLDVTPLSLRVGTVGGFTEKIIDKNTPIPIEKAKTFTTSRDGQDRVKIRVYQGESNRADGCELLGEFEFKGFRVAQRGAVQIQVTFEIDSNGIVNVSAADLETGQRTSTTISLSSGLSEHDLRAAIDHNAELELARGPRAA, from the coding sequence ATGAGCGACGACATCGCCGTCGGAATCGACCTCGGAACCAGCTACAGCGCCGTCGCCGCCGCCGCCGAGGCGGGTGGCGCCCCGAAAGTGCTCCCCAATGAGTGGGGGGAGCGTACGCACGCCTCCGTCGTGTCGTTCCTCGACGACGGCTCGGTGCTGGTCGGGAACAACGCGAAGCGGAACATCATCACGAACGCCGAGAACACGGTGTACTCGGCGAAGCGGCTCATCGGCCGGTTCTACTTCTCCGACGAGGTGAAGAAGGCCCAGGCGGTGATGCCGTACCGCATCGTGGAAGGGCCGAACAACGCCGTGCGGCTCCAGGTGCGCGAGCGCGACTTCGCGGTGCCCGAGATCTCGGCCCTCGTCCTCAAGGAGATGAAGGCGATCGCCGAGACCGCCCTCGGGCGCGAGGTGACGAAGGCGGTCATCACCTGCCCGGCCTACTTCAACGACAACCAGCGGCAGGCGACGAAGGACGCGGGCCGCATCGCCGGCCTCGAGGTGCTGCGCATCATCAACGAGCCGACCGCGGCGGCCCTCGCGTACGGGTTCGGCCGCGACATCTCGCAGAAGATCTGCGTGTACGACCTCGGCGGCGGCACCTTCGACGTCTCCATCCTGGAGATCGGCAAGGACGTCTTCGAGGTGCTCTCGACGGCGGGCGACACCTACCTCGGCGGCGACGACTTCGACGACCGGATCATGAGCTGGCTCGCGGACGACTTCCTCGCGCGCCACGGGCTCGACCTCCGCCAGAACAAGTTCTGCCTGCAGATGCTGAAGGAGGCGGGCGAGCGCGCGAAGATCGAGGTCGGACGCGACGGCGCCGCGACCATCCAGGTCCCCGGCATCTGCCAGTCGCCCGAGGGCGAGGTCCTCGACCTGCAGGGGAAGCTCACCGGCGACCAGTTCAACCGCATGGTGATGGACCTCGTGCAGCGGACGTTCAAGGTGTGCGACGAGGCGCTGCAGTCGGCGCGGCTCACGGCGGGCGACGTCGACGCGGTGATCCTGGTCGGCGGCCCCACCCGCCTGCCCATCATCCGCAACAGCGTCCGGCACTACTTCCAGAGGGAGCCGATGACCGGGATCGACCCCGACGAGGTGGTCGCGCTCGGGGCGGCGATCCAGGCGCACGCGCTCCAGAACCGCAGCGCCGCCGAGTACGGCCAGGCGAGCTACCTGCTCGACGTGACGCCGCTCTCGCTGCGCGTGGGCACGGTGGGCGGGTTCACCGAGAAGATCATCGACAAGAACACGCCCATCCCCATCGAGAAGGCCAAGACCTTCACGACGAGCCGCGACGGCCAGGATCGCGTGAAGATCCGCGTCTACCAGGGGGAGTCGAACCGCGCGGACGGCTGCGAGCTGCTGGGCGAGTTCGAGTTCAAGGGCTTCCGGGTGGCGCAGCGCGGCGCGGTGCAGATCCAGGTGACGTTCGAGATCGACTCGAACGGCATCGTGAACGTCTCCGCCGCCGACCTCGAGACGGGGCAGCGCACGTCGACGACGATCAGCCTCTCCTCGGGCCTCTCGGAGCACGATCTCCGCGCGGCGATCGATCACAACGCCGAGCTCGAGCTGGCCCGCGGGCCGCGCGCGGCGTAG
- a CDS encoding DnaJ domain-containing protein, producing MALDAQFLIEVETLAGALDQLDYFAVLKLPQSAAPADIKAAYYRESRAYHPDRFAAFPNAALRELVGRIYRRVNEAYTVLRDDRKRARYLADVTGPERAAKLRFTEVEEAAVKDEQKRKLEEQLGQTPNGRKFYAAALVEIEAGRWEGAERALKSALVYESANARFREQLEAVQRELDKGRAKGDAFKIK from the coding sequence ATGGCCTTGGACGCCCAGTTCCTCATCGAGGTGGAGACGCTGGCGGGCGCGCTCGACCAGCTCGACTACTTCGCCGTGCTGAAGCTCCCTCAGAGCGCCGCGCCGGCGGACATCAAGGCCGCCTACTACCGCGAGTCGCGGGCCTACCACCCCGACCGCTTCGCCGCCTTCCCGAACGCGGCGCTGCGCGAGCTGGTGGGCCGCATCTACCGCCGCGTCAACGAGGCGTACACGGTGCTGCGGGACGATCGGAAGCGGGCGCGCTACCTCGCCGACGTGACCGGGCCCGAGCGGGCGGCCAAGCTGCGCTTCACCGAGGTCGAGGAGGCCGCGGTGAAGGACGAGCAGAAGCGCAAGCTCGAGGAGCAGCTCGGGCAGACCCCGAACGGCAGGAAGTTCTACGCCGCCGCGCTCGTGGAGATCGAGGCGGGGCGGTGGGAGGGCGCGGAGCGCGCGCTGAAGAGCGCCCTCGTGTACGAGTCCGCCAACGCGCGGTTCAGGGAGCAGCTCGAGGCCGTCCAGCGCGAGCTCGACAAGGGCCGCGCGAAGGGCGACGCCTTCAAGATCAAGTGA
- a CDS encoding CvpA family protein: MTGTAIDLAALATVALAALLGASSGALRQVLQLVAVVAGVLAARHLAAPVAAGLGSFASAPVARAIAPAFLFLGVSALVSLVGGALLRGTAASRIVHGPADRGLGSLLGGVKGLLGAWVALSLLLLVASVAPREWERDVRESQLVRLAARYDLVARVAPEGARTLERFRTRGEGEPGRK, encoded by the coding sequence GTGACCGGAACGGCGATCGATCTCGCGGCGCTCGCGACGGTGGCCCTCGCCGCCCTCCTGGGCGCGTCGTCGGGCGCGCTCCGCCAGGTCCTGCAGCTCGTCGCGGTCGTCGCGGGCGTGCTCGCGGCGCGCCACCTCGCGGCGCCCGTGGCCGCGGGGCTGGGCAGCTTCGCCTCCGCGCCGGTGGCCCGCGCGATCGCCCCGGCGTTCCTGTTCCTCGGCGTCTCCGCGCTGGTGTCGCTGGTGGGGGGGGCGCTCCTGCGGGGCACCGCCGCGTCGCGGATCGTGCACGGCCCGGCCGACCGCGGCCTGGGGTCGCTCCTCGGCGGCGTGAAGGGGCTGCTGGGCGCATGGGTGGCGCTGTCCCTCCTCCTCCTCGTCGCCTCCGTCGCCCCGCGCGAATGGGAGCGGGACGTGCGAGAGAGCCAGCTCGTGCGGCTCGCCGCGCGCTACGACCTCGTGGCGCGCGTCGCGCCGGAGGGCGCGAGGACGCTCGAGCGGTTCCGGACGAGGGGGGAGGGGGAGCCCGGCAGGAAGTGA
- a CDS encoding agmatinase family protein — translation MSFDPSAAAQPGSGVFGLPHSEDEAGVVLVPVPFEATTSYGGGTSRGPEAILSASRQVDLFDVETGRPYEAGIHMLEVPEHVTRLDREARAAAAPVIDAGGVLPGRDDLARAAAAVDAACEQVNRWVEERVDGLLARGKRVGLVGGDHSTALGAIAAHARRYPGLGLLHVDAHADLRVAFEGFTYSHASVIYNAAERCPGISRVVQVGLRDLSEEEHAYAERSGGRIVQHHDARLAQARFEGEPWAAVVRRILEPLPRDVYVSFDVDGLDPTLCPHTGTPVPGGLSFQEAAALVGGIVRSGRRLVGFDLVEVAPDPDGGEWDGNVGARLLYKLVGWMLRSQQG, via the coding sequence ATGTCCTTCGATCCCTCCGCCGCCGCCCAGCCGGGCTCCGGCGTCTTCGGCCTGCCGCACTCCGAGGACGAGGCGGGCGTCGTCCTCGTCCCCGTCCCGTTCGAGGCGACGACCTCCTACGGCGGCGGCACGAGCCGCGGCCCGGAGGCGATCCTGTCGGCGAGCCGGCAGGTGGACCTCTTCGACGTGGAGACCGGGCGTCCGTACGAGGCCGGCATCCACATGCTCGAGGTCCCAGAGCACGTCACGCGGCTCGATCGGGAGGCGCGGGCGGCCGCGGCGCCGGTCATCGACGCGGGCGGCGTGTTGCCCGGGCGGGACGATCTCGCGCGGGCCGCCGCGGCGGTGGACGCGGCCTGCGAGCAGGTGAACCGCTGGGTCGAGGAGCGCGTGGACGGGCTGCTCGCCCGCGGCAAGCGCGTCGGCCTGGTGGGCGGCGATCACTCGACCGCGCTCGGCGCCATCGCCGCCCACGCGCGGCGCTACCCCGGCCTCGGGCTCCTCCACGTGGACGCCCACGCGGATCTGCGTGTGGCGTTCGAGGGGTTCACCTACAGCCACGCGTCCGTGATCTACAACGCCGCGGAGCGGTGCCCCGGGATCTCCCGCGTCGTGCAGGTGGGGCTGCGGGACCTCTCCGAGGAGGAGCACGCCTACGCCGAGCGCTCGGGCGGGCGCATCGTGCAGCACCACGACGCCCGGCTGGCCCAGGCGCGCTTCGAGGGAGAGCCCTGGGCGGCGGTCGTGCGGCGCATCCTCGAGCCGCTGCCGCGCGACGTGTACGTCTCCTTCGACGTCGACGGGCTCGATCCGACGCTCTGCCCGCACACCGGCACGCCGGTGCCCGGTGGCCTCTCCTTCCAGGAGGCGGCGGCGCTCGTCGGAGGGATCGTCCGGAGCGGCCGGCGCCTCGTCGGGTTCGACCTGGTCGAGGTGGCGCCCGATCCCGACGGCGGGGAGTGGGACGGCAACGTCGGCGCCCGGCTCCTGTACAAGCTCGTGGGCTGGATGCTGCGGTCGCAGCAGGGTTGA
- the speY gene encoding deoxyhypusine synthase, with protein sequence MAKNSKVLRKKYLSRPPVEPMRLRPGMSVEDLVDVYRRAGAFNGGRLAEGCDLFARMIDSDATIALTVTGAMAPAGLGGAIQAMIEAGFVDLVIATGANLYHDLHFALKLPVVQGHFHVDDKELYQAGIERIYDVFITEDSLLDTDAFVREALEKAPKSLRGHISTPQLHHYLGQLVNQQAPLPEKSWVATAARYDVPIFTSSPGDSSIGMNVAAMKLRGGETTVDPDLDVLQSTAIVYDAKVNGVVILGGGSPKNFYLQTQPTLWQILDLNRGGHEYVLQISTDSPQWGGLSGATPSEAISWGKVQANMMKNHVVVYSDTTIAAPVVFSYALATRKKRKPKRLFKRLPEMYETLRKAHVRKHPGSDALPEMRDSGKAKTMGPGRALPRR encoded by the coding sequence ATGGCCAAGAACTCGAAGGTTCTCCGCAAGAAGTACCTCTCCCGCCCGCCCGTCGAGCCGATGCGGCTCCGGCCCGGGATGTCGGTCGAGGATCTCGTCGACGTGTACCGCCGCGCCGGCGCCTTCAACGGCGGCCGCCTGGCGGAGGGCTGCGATCTGTTCGCGCGGATGATCGACTCCGACGCCACCATCGCGCTCACCGTGACCGGCGCGATGGCGCCCGCGGGCCTGGGCGGCGCGATCCAGGCGATGATCGAGGCGGGCTTCGTGGACCTCGTCATCGCGACGGGCGCGAACCTGTACCACGACCTCCACTTCGCGCTGAAGCTGCCGGTCGTCCAGGGCCACTTCCACGTGGACGACAAGGAGCTCTACCAGGCCGGGATCGAGCGCATCTACGACGTCTTCATCACCGAGGACTCGCTGCTCGACACCGACGCCTTCGTGCGCGAGGCGCTGGAGAAGGCCCCGAAGTCGCTGCGCGGCCACATCTCCACGCCGCAGCTGCACCACTACCTCGGCCAGCTCGTGAACCAGCAGGCGCCGCTGCCCGAGAAGAGCTGGGTCGCGACGGCCGCCAGGTACGACGTGCCGATCTTCACCTCCTCGCCGGGCGACTCCTCGATCGGCATGAACGTCGCCGCCATGAAGCTCCGGGGCGGCGAGACCACGGTCGATCCCGATCTCGACGTCCTCCAGTCCACCGCCATCGTCTACGACGCGAAGGTGAACGGGGTCGTCATCCTCGGGGGCGGCTCGCCGAAGAACTTCTATCTACAGACCCAGCCGACGCTCTGGCAGATCCTCGACCTGAACCGCGGCGGGCACGAGTACGTGCTGCAGATCTCGACCGACTCGCCGCAGTGGGGCGGCCTCTCGGGCGCGACGCCGTCGGAGGCGATCAGCTGGGGCAAGGTGCAGGCGAACATGATGAAGAACCACGTCGTGGTCTACTCCGACACGACGATCGCCGCGCCCGTGGTGTTCTCGTACGCGCTCGCCACGCGCAAGAAGCGCAAGCCCAAGCGGCTGTTCAAGCGGCTGCCGGAGATGTACGAGACGCTCCGCAAGGCGCACGTGAGGAAGCACCCGGGGTCGGATGCGCTGCCGGAGATGCGCGACTCCGGCAAGGCGAAGACGATGGGCCCTGGCCGCGCGCTCCCGCGGCGTTAG
- a CDS encoding Rrf2 family transcriptional regulator translates to MQHVLRISRKIDYGLRAMIYLASIPQESVVPFREIARQMDVPEDFLAKILKTLVDQSLVRSTRGPHGGYALARTPSEISFLDVIEAVEGPVALNVCLDGEDACGHSTACTMVSVWRQGQERMLDVYRQAKLNELAFKPADDGQIGLVQLQLQASAREA, encoded by the coding sequence ATGCAGCACGTACTGCGAATCTCCAGGAAGATCGATTACGGCCTCCGGGCGATGATCTACCTCGCCTCGATCCCGCAGGAGTCGGTCGTGCCCTTCCGGGAGATCGCCCGGCAGATGGACGTGCCGGAGGACTTCCTCGCGAAGATCCTGAAGACGCTGGTGGACCAGAGCCTGGTTCGGTCCACGCGCGGCCCGCACGGAGGCTACGCGCTGGCGCGCACTCCCAGCGAGATCAGCTTCCTCGACGTCATCGAGGCCGTCGAGGGGCCGGTCGCCCTCAACGTGTGCCTGGACGGTGAGGACGCCTGCGGGCACTCGACCGCGTGCACCATGGTGTCGGTGTGGCGGCAGGGCCAGGAGCGGATGCTCGACGTGTACCGGCAGGCGAAGCTCAACGAGCTCGCCTTCAAGCCGGCGGACGATGGCCAGATCGGGCTCGTGCAGCTTCAGCTCCAGGCCTCCGCCCGCGAGGCGTGA